A stretch of Candidatus Acidulodesulfobacterium acidiphilum DNA encodes these proteins:
- a CDS encoding HNH endonuclease — MLSSSVLVLNKSFLPVHVTSLKRALILLYQDIAKAVDENYRTFSFDSWQDLAVSEKSGSIGLIGRAIRIPRVIILVNYDKLPKRYIKFSRANIFLRDNNRCQYCGKEFKKNELNLDHVIPRMSGGVSSWENVVCSCINCNRIKGGRTPEQAGMKLIKKPRKPEWSPYYHISLTNIMYKEWMPFLNIVDNAYWHVELEES, encoded by the coding sequence ATGTTGTCTTCAAGCGTTTTAGTTTTGAATAAGTCTTTTTTGCCGGTTCACGTTACGTCTTTAAAAAGAGCGCTGATACTTCTTTATCAAGATATCGCCAAGGCGGTGGACGAAAATTACAGAACGTTCAGTTTCGATTCTTGGCAGGATCTCGCGGTAAGCGAGAAAAGCGGTTCAATCGGATTGATAGGGAGAGCCATTAGGATTCCGAGGGTTATAATATTGGTTAATTACGATAAACTTCCAAAAAGATACATAAAATTTTCAAGAGCCAACATTTTTTTAAGAGATAATAACAGATGCCAATATTGCGGCAAAGAATTTAAAAAAAACGAGCTGAATTTAGACCATGTTATACCTAGGATGTCAGGAGGCGTTTCGTCTTGGGAAAACGTAGTATGCAGTTGTATAAACTGCAATAGAATTAAAGGCGGAAGAACGCCGGAACAAGCGGGTATGAAACTTATCAAGAAACCTAGGAAACCGGAATGGTCGCCGTACTATCATATTTCCCTTACAAATATTATGTATAAGGAATGGATGCCGTTTTTAAATATTGTCGACAATGCTTACTGGCACGTTGAATTAGAAGAGTCTTAA